The DNA region AAAATAAAGTTCACACTAAAGTGACTCCTCATTTGCAACAGAATATAATCAGTAATCACGTGATCAGAAAGAAGCATCTCACGGCTGGGTCCTATTTTGTCTCAGTTTTCATATCTTGgattaaaacagcaacaaaatacaGAAACCTTTGTGAACAGCCAAGACCAAGTTTTAGGTAAGCAAATTAATCCTGTAGCAAAACACCTCTTTTCACACAAGAAATTGAGGTTATGCAaacaattaattaaaatatttatctggTTATCTGATATACTGGCATTAAGAGTATATTAATTGTATATTAAGAGTATATACATTGAGTACTGACTCAGTAACTCTAAGGCTTGAGTCATGTGGAGTACAGAAGTAGTTTAAAGGATAAATGAACCAGTGCTTTATCAAAACAAGAATATAGAGATAAATTAAAGCCTGAATTGAAAATTAATAGGTTAGAAAGCTGATTAATACTTTttttgctgcatttaaaaaaaaaaacccttgcaatTGCATGCTACTGGTAAGGTTGGGAGATTTAGTAGATCACAAGCAAAATGAGTCAACAACATGGcactaatatgaaaaaaaaatcatatgggaTGTAGAAACAGGACTTGTGTAAGGTAAGAAACACTTTAATTTGCCCGCGTTTTTCAGTGCTAAGATAGAATTGGACCTCAGatggagtattgtgtccagtttggggcaccatagctttaaaaaaaaaaaaaaacacagaaaatggcaACACGAATGACTACAGATTGAGAAAACATGGAATAGAAAGTCAATGTAGAAATGAGAAAATTTCATCTAGAGGGAAAAAGGGCAAAGGCTAACATTAAAAGTCTTCAATTATTCTTTTTTCAGAAGTTAATGCAAAGAAGTAGTAACAGACTGTTTTCTACATCCTGGAAGAGAAGTAACTGAAGCAAGAATGATTCAGACAGACAGTAGGGGGCACTTTTTAACAGTGGGCATACTGACATATTAAAGTAAAGGACCACCGGAAGATGTGAAGTCCCCATCCTTAAAGATTTTAAGGATGACTTGCGACAGGTGACAGATGTCCCATCCTATTGCCTTTGAATTTGCGTGAGATAAAGCTTGGCATAACTAAACTGGGTTTAGataaaagggagggaagaagacaaTTCACCTAAATCATCCCTTTTCAAACAGTAGCTGAACAGATTGTGAAAAGCTGAAGGAGGATTTCCAACGCTTGCATCAGATAGGCCTCTTCTGTACTTAGGCTGATCTCCTACAGCCCTTTCTTTCACACTCACTTTAACGAATGCACTTACATATTTGCTGCAGTTTAAATGCTATCCAGAGCACACCTGAAAATAGTCCAGGTATGTGTGTGCATAAATTAACAAGGTTATAATCACAAATTTATAGCAAATGTTTAAGACAGCTCGTCTATATCTAGGGGAATATCAGGGTTGTATAGCTCACATGCTGTACCTTTGCCTGTACAGCCAACATTTTTACCTATTGCAGGTAAACATAACCATATAGCCTTTGTTAAAGCCATGTCAAACATGTACCAGCTTTCCTTTTCCCTCAGTTCCTGTCTTCTCAAAAAACAGGGCAAAAATTACTGAATTAATGACTTGGGGTTTTGTAGAGCTCTAAAGCATTTTATTCAAACCCTTGCATAAAGACAAAATTATCAGATTTCCTCATAGGAAATTTTACACAACATGTATTTATTGCAGAGTACTCCATAACAAACTATTTTTATAGCATTTCTGTGAAGATCAGCATTACCTCCTTTTCACAGAGCACAAACAAAACATACAAAACATCTTTAAGCTGGGGGTCTGGTTCTTTTTGTGCATTagaactgatttttcagaagaCTTTAGCACTCTGTATAGAACTTTCCAGAAACCATAGAGCCTCCTGGATCACAGTTTCATCTGTTGTATGGCAACATGGTTGTCTACCATATCAACTCCTTTCTAAATTAATGAAGTTGCCTCTTAACACTGGTCatctttttccctccccttcctgcTCTGGAAGGCTGCTCCAGAACCACACTGTTCTCATGGTTAAAAAAACCTTCTTCCAACTTCCAGGCTAAAGTGATTCATTGCTCATATATACACATCTGTTCTCATGCCAGTATTGTCTGTTAGCTGGATTAcctctttccttctcccacaTGGATATTCATTCTCCTGTGCACTGCTAGCTTCTTGCAGCCTTTACTTTGTGAGGCTAAATAAGCCAAATAGCGTAGTCTTTTCTAAGACAGAGGGCTTTTATCTCACTTGACCTTTCTCTGTACCGATTAAAGTGTGAATTAATCACCTTTAGCTTAGGTAACTAGACCTATATATGCAGCTTTCCAGAGGAAGTTTCACCAACATTTCAAAGAGTTTAATGCCACTGTACATTTGCCTTTTTTGCAACTGACTCACCTCAGCGGCTCAGTATCGCCCTGTGAGCAACCAGCACTACTGAGCCAGGCAAAGCCTCACGCTGACTTTTGCTGCAGCAGTTCTGCAAGCCTGACTCCAGCATACCAGAAGCGTCACTCAGCTTCTGGCAGCCTAACACTTACTTGGCCTCTTCAGCAAAGCTAATGTATTTGCCTAACATCTCACAGATAGTCTGGAGCCAGGGACTGAGTCCAGTTCTCTCCAACAGCTTTTGAATAACTCAGCCATGAGACGCTGCCCccatcctttctcctccttcGCTCCCCTACCTCATTCCTGCGCACTTTCTAACTTCAGCCACATACTGCCAGACTCACTGCATAATCTGTTCCCCCCACCCAAACAGGTCTACCTTCTGCAGTGACCAAGTGCTGCAGATGGAATAAAAACCCCTACCTATAATATATGACTCTCAAGAAGTACGAAATGGGAGGCAGCACTTTTCCTTCAGTACTTGGCTTTGCAACACAGACATTTAACATCTCTGTAAGCATGTGCATGTAACAAGAGGCTTCCTGAGTGTATGTACTGAAAACAATAGCTGTCAGCGATACGTCCATGAGTCACTGCTAGAACTGGAACTTTTCAATCTAACACGCAAACATCTGTCACTTGAACCAAGGACGCAAACAAGGACCTCCTCCAGATCCGTCTGTTCTGTCTGCTGATATTAATACCACTGCAGGAAGGATCACAAACACACTCCCAAATGCACCTTAGGCAAAGTCAGCCTGATGAGACAACTCTCTTGCATCATCTCTTTTACTCACAAGCAGAGCTTGAGTTCAGTGTTtgcagatgggggaaaaaaagagaagtagaatCTGACACTGCTGCCTGTGCCTCCCACCCGTGACGCTGCTAGAAGAACTGCAGGGCAGTTAACAGATTCCCTGCGTTGGGAGGAAGAGAGGAGCCTGGTCTGCAGAAGGGATGGGCTTCTATGGGCCAAGTAACCAACAGAGGAAGATAAGTTGCCATTGCTATGTGGATCAGCACTGTACAGCAGGGATTGTATCATAGCCAGTTGTCTTCAGAGCCATTTTAGCAGagaagcaggaaaactcagctctTTAAAGAGCTATCCATTTCTCCTCTACAGTTTGGATTCAGCCTCAGCCTGCTGTCCCTCCCCCTGAGGTGTCTCCCTCCATCTCACCTGAACAGTGGCACTGGGGCAATTCCCAGCTCCTCACTGCAGCTCAGCTCTTGGTCCCTACTTCTCCTCCCTGCTTGCTCTCTTTCATCtctgcttctcttcctcccctcccaaagaCTCCTAGTTGCCATTTCCACTTAAACCAGTCCCAGCTTCTGATTGTCACTTCTCATTGAATCCCAGTCCCTCATCCCTCTTGTGCATCTGCTCACCCAAGCCCTTTGCCAACAAACCCCTCTCTCTACAATTCAAAGGcaatttctttcccctcctttcccccatcACCACTTGTTTACCCCATCCATCATCAGTGTCTCTTCCTTCTCACCTGTATTCCTTTCCATTATTAAGTACTGGAAGACCAAACACTGGATTCAAGAGTCTTCCTTAGAACTAGCAGTAGCAGGAAAAAAGGGGCTAGAGAAGAAAGTATCAGTGGGAACACACACTCCTTACTCAGCTCCAGTGCTGCAGCCCAAGCAGTAGTTACATGCCTTTGATTCCCACTGCCGTATGTACTATACCACACTGAGCTTTTCTATGGGAAAGAAAGAGGTTTGAGCAAGCTCGCTGAAGATAAAACCAATGCAGATTTTATTTGGTAAAAAATACAGATAGACACACATACCAAAGCCACTTTTACTGAGCACATgctaactattttttttaaacattaatgtATTCAGCCAAATTAGAGTAGATGGcaacagtgaaaacaaaacacacacatccTTTACACAGAGGTCATTTCCCCTATCCAAATTGGAGTTCCTGTCCCCAAACACTGAAATGACAAATGATTTCATAGAAACATCTCCAAGAGTATTTTGAACATAGTCAAAGAACACCACATCCTAACCTTAGTTTCAAAAGAACATGTATTCTTTTGACTGAAGTTTCTGAAACAGAATTAAACTTTAAGCAGACACCCAACAGGAAAAGTTTCAACCTAAATGCAGTTAAGGTTTGGCAAGGTTAGACAATAAGAAACAGGGTCACAAATTTGGGAGTACCAGGGAAAGACCTGATTCCCATTTAGCGACACCAAGAAATGGTGCTGTAGACGATATAGGTCAGTAGCAGAGTTTAACACATCAGTGTTGGCAGCTAGAGTTTCCTGGGACTATATACCTAGACAAACTGTAAGTACTAAAAAGTTAATCAGCCTCCAGCTGGTTGCTCTGGAGCCAAGTCTGCCAGAGGtatgcctcaccaacaagcagcaaGTCCCTCAGTCATGGAAAACCATCACATCAACAACTCTGGATTTAAAATTCTACCTACATAAATCACAGTCAAGAGAACATCAGTTGGGAGTCCATCCATttcccctaccccccccccccccataaccaGTACAGTCTTGAAAATTTCTACTACTGCCAACTTTGCTTTGACAGTCTTATTCTTCCTCTCTACAGCAGTAGGTGCATAGTCCGCAGTGCTGAATGGATTGCAGTGTGATTCTATTCTGAGAAATGACTCCTGAAATAACATGTACCATAATTACTGTCCCTCTGTTCCAAATACCATCACAGAGCTTGAGTGGCAATTCTTCATGTTCAAGAAAGGAACAATGTATTATCAGGCTTGCTGGCTCTGATAGCCTCGCAATAGCACAGTTCTCCACTGAAATTTCGTTTAGCTGCATTGCTGTAATAAACCCAGAAATTTTGCACTGATTTTTATAACTGGGTTTACTGAAAGTTGTGATATTGATTCCTGAAGAGAACTTAATGCAACAACTCAACTTTTCTTGGTACACTGATAGACTGATGAGGGGAAGGTTAAAAGTGACCAGTGTAATATGAAAGTTGTTAGATAAGTAACTTCACTACCATTTCAACACTTCTCAAAGGATACTGCAACTGGGACAGCTTTGCACTGTCAGGGGAAACAAATTTAAGTAAATACCTCCGAACAACTGAACCATTTCTTTTGCATCTGCAGTATATGAATATGTACCATGAATATCTACAAGGATTCTATCAATAGTGTTCTAAGAAGTACCAAAGCAAGTAATATAGggctaagtatttttttttactttggacTTTCAGCATTTCTTGCAGATATGTCATTAAAGTTATTTCCAAAAATCAACAATTTAAATACAGACATAATGATTGTGAGACAGCAGTTAACAATTCCAGCTTGGAAATATCACATTTGGAACACAGCATTTTACTTACAGTTATAGTACTAAAGTTTCTAACTCCCTTAAAGCAAATGCATGAGGataaaaaattaagttaaaacAGATGATAGGAGTAAGTCTTGTAAGCATTTGCAGGTTTTGTTCCCATTTCCCATTaggattttttaatatattaaagttATTAATTCATTATATGTAATGTAATACAAGGATATTTTTTCCAAATCTCAGCCTAAACTACTAAAACTCTGTGGCCCAGCACTGAACGATGACTCTAAGCCCGCCAAGTTCAGCTCAGCTATAAAACGTGTTTATTGTTGCCTTGCTCATCATGCCACCCCTTATTCTAAAAGAACAAGGTACATTTGGTTTCACTACATCATTCACTAGAACTGAGACTTTATGTCAGAACTGAAGTAATTGACTGAGCCCAATAACCGTAAAAAAAGCTACTGATCCATCCATAATGCCCAGCTCCTCTCAAAATGCAGTTTAACCATACATTTTTTGTATCTAGCATTCAGCAGATTCTGCTTAGCTCAAAAGATCTCTTCCAATAAAACTCTACTGTGTTCATCCTAATTCAAACACATCTCTGTCTTCTCAGATAAGTATCAATACTGTCATTCGAcatcacagggttttttttttttccttctagataTAAGTTACTAGGTCAATCTGGATACGCTGTAAACACTCTGAAAGATGATGCTTTCAAACACAATGTCTTGAAGAGGAaagtaaaatgcatttgtttgccaGCCTCAGGTGTCCTCCTAAGATAGGGACTTTTTAGAAAGTCATCCAGTGACTGAAGGGCACAAATCATGGTCAGATCCTACACATTCTCCGCTAGTTCTTactttttcagttttgtatacTCCCTTTTGATTGCTTTAAAGACTCTTTTAATAAGCTTCAGATGCCCTGAATACTACTGAAATTGTACTTGTGTTTTTGTACACTTTGCAAAACAGCCCTTTTCCCAGTATACAAAAGCTACAATAATAACACAGGTCTTAGAAGAACAGCTTGGGGTGAGAAAAATTTGATTTAATTGCCAATAAAGATAAATTGTGTTAGTGAATAACTTTAGCTGAGAAAAATACATCTTGATAATTAAGACCAAAGAAGAGAATGCCTCTATGTTAAACTCAGGAACTGTTTCAGAAAATACTAAATAGTTtacaattactgtttttttttctagctatAAGCATCAGGTTAAGTTAGATGACAATACTTCTTTCTTTATCATGATAAACTGGCATAAGTGAAACTAAGTGTGTATTTCCAACATCTTTTAGTGAAAGATATTTGCAACCTGAACTAGCAAGATGAGATGCTCTGTCAAAGTAAAGCAAATGCCTAACAAATATTGCAGCTTACAAATCTGTAATTGCAACTTGTTAAAAAATATCAGCAAGATATACTGGCTTTTAGTCTCTCCCACCTGGCACAAGGAGTACTGCATCATCTTTTGGCATgcaataaaatcttattttcttcccAAGCCTCTCAGTTCAAGCCAGGCTGGCTATATTCCCAGAAGAGTTTTCCAAATTAGGTTACTGGGCACAGGTTATCAAGGTATGGATACAGATATTGTTCATCTAAACAAATACCATCATTAAATAACACTAGAACATCCAGAGACAAATGCTGCTCTCAGAGTGCCTATAACAGAATACAGACATATCCCTTAGATAATACAAGAGGTTTTATTATTACAAAATGAGCCCCTGTACTTTTCACTTCATGCAGAAACCTGAAGATGCAGAACTGTATAAAACATGCTACTGAGAAATTAAAAGATTtactcaaaaacatttttatgacTATATTTTTCCTTGGATAACGACAGAAGCCTGTTTTGAGTGCTACTGTACTCTTGGTTGGGCGGGACAAAGAAGTGGAAGAACTAAAATAAATTAAGGTACATCCTAACTCACTGACTTTCCTTCCAGCTCAATATACAAAACATCAAAACCTACAATATAATTCAAATGTTTCTTCAAAAAGAATAGCATAAAAAATTTCTTTGAACTGTCTTTATTTCCAGCACTTTATATAAATATAGCTTTATTCTTGATGTTGGATTATCCTCAATTTGAAATTCATGTTCTCAATTTATATTTGAGGATTGCATATGAACATCCCTATAACCTTGCATACGCTTGTAGTGCTGTTCAAACGCTGTCAGACTGTAACATATTCAAAAGCAGtctggaagaaattaaaatactGTGTCCCTAAATTACAATTATACCTCCTTTccccaaattaagaaaaaagatacttgcacatacatacacacatgcacacgcttcTCATACAGGTTCCTGGgagtctgtggaaaaaaaagccattttaaaatccaaatggaaacatcctttttttttttttttaaatgcacacttTTATTTGGGAACTTTTATTTGCCAAGATAAATTAATCTTGGCCTTGTtagaaaacatttgcttttgttcGTGTGCACAAGTTACCAGCTGAGAGGATGTTATTGTTCAGAAGGGATGTGACCAAGAGAATCCTGTGCACAGCACAATGTATCAGTCAGGAAGTTaggaaagaaaagtgattttcTCATTCAGTTAAGAAAACAACATTGAAGAAAAACCACGTGTTCACTTTCCAGTTACAGTCATCTTTACAGATGTCCACAAGATGTCCCATGTGAACACCATCATGTAACTATACCTATATACAAAATCCTACTTTACAAAGGATTAAAGATTTCttttgaaaagcagatttctgaaacaaacattttcaaaacacttaAGCAGACAAATGCTTACTCCATTCATATAACCATTTACTACAGTACTCTGAAAGATACATGGAATTGGAAATGGTTCCCCTTTCCTTGACTTGTGCCCCCCCCCATATTAGCAGTACTGTTCTATAATCCATATAGAGAAAGATTATCTCCAGCAGAGTCACTAGGTTATTAGGTTAGTCAGAATGGAAGCAGAGTCCTTCTAAGTGGAAGACATCTTTCTGTGGTAAATGTAAGATCTGTCAGTTAAGCCCTGCATTTACATTCTGCAATGAATTTTACAGAGGCTGTTTACAAGCGTTTTAATAAAATTACAACAGAACTGAATGTGTTTTAGTGCTCTAGAAAAGGTTATCCTCTTACATTAATACCTTTCAAGTCTTCTAATTCTTTACTTAGACTCTTtcatttggggggattttttttttatttaatacaatTTTTTAAGAATACTTACACTTTGCATATAGTCACAGTTTCATACTAACTAGACTTCAGAATTTGCTAGTGTCCCCAACGTTTCTAGAGCTCTTAAAAAAACAATCCCTGGAGTCTTTGAGAACCTTTCAACAAGCATTTCAGCACAAGGTGAATATATTCCCTCTGACATAAAACAGGTATTTAAATCTTACTGCCCATGACAaattggggggaggaggaaaaagcaaacaacaagAATTAGGAGTTTTGAAACTTACAGTGCTACTTGTACCCAGGGGAAAGGAGAAGGTTAGTTTTCTTTAACCGAGATTTCCAATTGAGAGTTACATCCTCCGGGAGCGATGCTGATCCAGTCCCGCAGAGCAAGTGAAGGCACCACACTCGGGCCGTTCAGAAGTAGGTTTGATAAGAGTCAGGATAATAAAAGCTAAGTCTCTCGTCCTGCCCTGCAGAACTGAAGGGAAGAGATGAGATTTAAACCGTTATCTCCCCGGGCCTCACCTCTTGCTTGGTGTCCGCGGGATGTCGCGCTCGTAGCGGTTTCCCTGTAGTTCCTCCTCCAAGCATTGGGCCATCCCTCGGTAAACGACCACGTTCAGCTCCGGGCGACCAGGCCGCTCTGCGGGCGCGAGGCCACCCGCCGTGAGGGACGCGCCCGCCGCCATTTCGcggggggcgaggcggcgggcccCGGGGCCGGCCGCGCACTGGGACCGGGGACCGGGACCAGCGGGAAGGGCGTCGCCACCTTCCCCGGAGCCGGCTCTCAGCCTGCGGCAGCTTCTCCCCTCCGGCAGCAGGAAGGGCGATCGGCCGAGCGAGCGGGCGTGGggaggcggcggccgttggggccgttgCGGGCCGCTACCGGCCGTCGCCCCCGCTGAGCGGATAGGCGAGGAGGCTCATGGCCTCGCCGCAGGCCGCCTCCACCTGGCGCACCTGCTGGCGGCTGAGGCGCTCCCGCCAGGCGTGGATGGCCTCCCGCGCGTCGCGGGCAGAGATGAGGAAGGGCCGGTCGGAGGAGTAGGCTGCGCCGCGGGTCATGTTCACCACGAAGGCCTCCATAGCGGGCGGCACCGGCAGCCCGGCGAAGCGCAGGAGGCGGCGCAGCTGGGCGCGGGGCTCCTGCACCAGGTCCTCGTAGCGCAGCTGCGTGTAGCGGCGGCGGAGCcaggccggggcgcggcgggccaGCAGCAGGTCGCGGAGCCAGGCCTGGCAGATCACCTCCAGGGCGCCGCTGAGGAAGAACTCGGCGCGGTgctgcggccccggcccgggcccccgcccgccgcccagcAGCGCGGGCGGCAGGAGGtgctgccgcggcggcgcccgcggctcGGCGCGGTGGCGGCTCCGCAGCACCTGGATGCTCTCCCGCAGCAGCGCCTGCTTGGCCTTGAGGCGGGAGTTGTGCACGGCGCGGGGGTCGCGGAAGAGCTGGACCACGCGCAGGTTGAGGCCGGGCTcccgcagcagcggcagcagcgcgcCCAGCTCCAGCAGCCGCACGTCCTTGATGACCACCACGGGGTACTTGCGGCACTCGGCCTCCAGCTCCCGCAGCGCCCGCGGCGGGCACCGCTCCTCGCAGGCGGCGCCGTCGATGAGGCCGATCTcctggcgcggccgcggcgccgcggggcacaGCGGCGCCGAGCAGATCACCTTGTTGGTGCGCCAGCCGAAGATGCCGGCCGTGGTGAggttgccgccgccgccgggcggcgcggggcccagCGGGTCGcgagggccgggcggcgcggcgtaGAGGCGCAGCACGGAGAAGTCGCAGCGGAACAGGGCGCGCACCATGTCGCGGAGGGCGCCCTGCAGGCTCAGCGCGTCGCCCGGGTACAGCGCCTGCCACAGGTGCCACATGGGCTCGTACAGGTAGAAGACGTCGGGGTGCTGGTTGAACAGCTCCCCCAGGAAGGACGAGCCCGTGCGCCAGGTGGCGTGCAGGTAGATGTGCCGcttcctcgccgccgccccgctgccgttccccgccgccccggccgcgcctccgccgtcctcctcctccggctccggcggcggccgctgctcccagccccactcGCTCAGCGCCtcctccaggctggggcagcgGCGCAGCAGCGGCTCCTCGTCCGCACGCCCCCTCCTGGCCCCGTAGTCCAACACGTAGGgcaccaggagcagcagcagcagcgtgtaCAGCACCAGCACCGCGGCGAAGCGGCGGTGCtgcccccgccaccgccgccggcccTTCatcgcgccgccgcgccggcttCCGGAGAGCGGGGCggccctgccccgccggggctccgCCGGCCCTGCCccagccgcggcgcccgccgctccggcTGCCGGAGGGAGGCTCCTCGCCCGCTTGCAAAGAGGCAAAgttggaggcggcggcggcggggagggggtggCTCCGGGCGGGCCTCCCCGCCGGGGAGCACGCCCACGGGCACGCCGgcgaggcgccgcggccgccgcccgcccgtccTGCCTCCCTCTCTCGTCGCTGCCGCCTCACGGCGCGACGCGGAAGCAGCCGCGGCCGcacctgcccccgccgccgcctcccggccggCGGGGCGAGAGGAGGCGAGGCGAAGCTGCTGCCCCCTGCCGCCGCGCACCTCAGAAATCACCGAGGCCTGGGTTtaaaaaaggcggggggggggagctctgCTTTTCCTCCCCCCGCCCGCGCTCCTTCCCCCGGTTAAGA from Apteryx mantelli isolate bAptMan1 chromosome 1, bAptMan1.hap1, whole genome shotgun sequence includes:
- the CHST7 gene encoding carbohydrate sulfotransferase 7, which produces MKGRRRWRGQHRRFAAVLVLYTLLLLLLVPYVLDYGARRGRADEEPLLRRCPSLEEALSEWGWEQRPPPEPEEEDGGGAAGAAGNGSGAAARKRHIYLHATWRTGSSFLGELFNQHPDVFYLYEPMWHLWQALYPGDALSLQGALRDMVRALFRCDFSVLRLYAAPPGPRDPLGPAPPGGGGNLTTAGIFGWRTNKVICSAPLCPAAPRPRQEIGLIDGAACEERCPPRALRELEAECRKYPVVVIKDVRLLELGALLPLLREPGLNLRVVQLFRDPRAVHNSRLKAKQALLRESIQVLRSRHRAEPRAPPRQHLLPPALLGGGRGPGPGPQHRAEFFLSGALEVICQAWLRDLLLARRAPAWLRRRYTQLRYEDLVQEPRAQLRRLLRFAGLPVPPAMEAFVVNMTRGAAYSSDRPFLISARDAREAIHAWRERLSRQQVRQVEAACGEAMSLLAYPLSGGDGR